The following proteins come from a genomic window of Mycolicibacterium rufum:
- a CDS encoding phytoene desaturase family protein, whose translation MSQNYDALVIGGGHNGLVSAAYLARSGARTLVLESRGSLGGAATTEAPWDDAPHLRVTRLSYVMSLMPPTIVRELQLQRHGYKVHPMGPYYQAFPEGGSLTIYEDDPARTHEQLARWSKKDAEAWPKWNAWLEGVADVMGPLLTQVPPSIGSRRPADLLDLAKLAWSQRGLTVRTTADVTRLLTMSIADLLDDWFESPQIKGALAVNGVIGTWAGPYEPGTAYVMAHHSIGDVGDGQLGSWGYPEGGMGAVSDAIAASARSFGAEIRTHARVARLLVRGGAVRGAVLDSGEEITAPVVVTTLHPKTAFLEHVPRTELPEDFVADIERFKTRSGVVKINLALGELPNFTADPSSGLAEHHTGSVEMAPTMEYIEAAFQDARAGRPALLPFSDGVIPTTLDTTLNPDGTHIMSLFTQWVPAAWADAPHTEELDAYADRLIDLYDQVAPGFKASILHRDIVGPHEMEQEYGLIGGNIFHGELSLEQLFHMRPAPGYADYRTPIAGLYNGSSGTHAGGGVCGIPGWQAARAALADSKKKRFRSRR comes from the coding sequence ATGTCTCAGAATTACGACGCTCTCGTGATCGGCGGCGGTCACAACGGTCTGGTGTCGGCGGCCTATCTGGCCCGGTCGGGGGCTCGCACGCTGGTGCTCGAGTCGCGCGGCTCGCTCGGTGGCGCGGCCACCACGGAAGCGCCGTGGGACGATGCCCCGCATTTGCGGGTCACCCGGCTGTCTTACGTCATGAGCCTGATGCCGCCCACGATCGTGCGGGAACTGCAGTTGCAACGCCATGGATACAAGGTGCACCCGATGGGTCCCTATTATCAGGCGTTTCCCGAAGGTGGTTCGCTGACGATCTACGAGGACGACCCCGCGCGCACCCACGAGCAGCTGGCGAGGTGGTCGAAGAAGGACGCCGAGGCGTGGCCGAAGTGGAACGCGTGGCTGGAGGGCGTCGCCGATGTGATGGGCCCGCTGCTCACCCAGGTCCCGCCGTCCATCGGCTCCCGCCGGCCCGCCGACCTGCTCGACCTGGCGAAGCTGGCGTGGAGCCAGCGTGGTCTGACGGTGCGGACCACCGCCGACGTCACCCGGCTGCTCACCATGAGCATCGCCGACCTGCTCGACGACTGGTTCGAATCCCCGCAGATCAAAGGTGCGCTGGCGGTCAACGGCGTGATCGGCACCTGGGCCGGGCCCTACGAGCCCGGCACCGCGTACGTGATGGCCCACCACTCGATCGGAGACGTCGGCGACGGCCAACTGGGCAGCTGGGGTTACCCCGAGGGCGGGATGGGCGCGGTGTCGGACGCCATCGCAGCGTCGGCGCGCAGCTTCGGTGCCGAGATCCGCACCCACGCCCGGGTGGCGCGGCTGCTGGTGCGCGGCGGCGCGGTCCGCGGTGCCGTCCTCGACAGCGGCGAGGAGATCACCGCGCCCGTGGTGGTCACCACGCTGCATCCGAAAACTGCTTTCCTGGAACATGTTCCGCGCACCGAACTGCCCGAGGACTTCGTCGCCGACATCGAGCGCTTCAAGACCCGCAGTGGTGTCGTCAAGATCAACCTGGCGCTGGGCGAGTTGCCGAACTTCACCGCCGATCCCAGCAGCGGACTCGCCGAGCACCACACCGGCTCGGTGGAGATGGCGCCGACGATGGAGTACATCGAGGCCGCGTTCCAGGACGCGCGGGCCGGGCGCCCCGCCCTGCTGCCGTTCAGCGACGGCGTGATCCCGACGACGCTGGACACCACACTCAATCCCGATGGCACACACATCATGTCGCTGTTCACCCAGTGGGTGCCCGCGGCGTGGGCCGACGCGCCGCACACCGAGGAGCTCGACGCCTACGCCGACCGGCTGATCGACCTGTACGACCAGGTCGCCCCCGGCTTCAAAGCCTCGATCCTGCACCGCGACATCGTCGGCCCGCACGAAATGGAGCAGGAGTACGGGCTGATCGGCGGCAACATCTTCCACGGCGAGCTGTCCCTCGAGCAGCTGTTCCACATGCGACCCGCGCCGGGTTACGCCGACTACCGCACGCCGATCGCCGGGCTCTACAACGGCAGTTCCGGCACGCACGCGGGCGGCGGCGTGTGCGGCATCCCGGGCTGGCAGGCGGCCAGGGCGGCGCTGGCGGACAGCAAGAAGAAGCGCTTCCGGTCGAGGCGATGA